Sequence from the Cryptococcus neoformans var. neoformans JEC21 chromosome 1, complete sequence genome:
AGGGTCTCACGACAGTGCAAACACTCAAGCAGAGATACATAGTTGGATAGGTTCACAGCCTAGTACATCTGGCAAGGCTGATATATTGGTTCAAGACTTTTTCACGTACGACCCATTAGAGAAGTTCGACCTTATCTATGATTATACGTAAGATCTCTGTCTTTCCTGGCCATTAAATCATTTAATCACGCCCTGTTAGCTTCCTGTGTGCCCTTCCGCCATCCCTCCGACAGGAATGGGCCCGCCAAACAACTCACCTTGCCAACATTGCTGCCGACACAAACCCTATACTCATTACCCTTATGTACccccttccaccatctGCCAAATCTGGTGGGCCGCCCTTTGCACTCTCGGAGGAAATCTACCAGGAGCTACTGAAGGAAcagggatggaagatggttTGGAGTGAAGATATTGAAGAGCCGACGAGGATGGTTGGAGCGCCGGGTGGAGAGAAGCTGGCAGTGTGGAAAAGGATTTAGTGTAAGTTGATCATGGCGCCGGTAGAACTATCAACGGCGACTTGACTCAAAGAGTATAAGATCATATACAGCCGAAATTCATCGAACCAGGTGTTCATCTTTATGCACAACTAACTTTTATCATTTGGCAATCTCCAAAAACTCTGTCCCTCCTCGGTACACATCTCCTATCTCCCAGCGTAACTTTTCTTGTCCGACAGCCGTCCCAAACCCATTAATGACCTCCCCCAAAATCCtcagttcttcttccggccCTAATCCCAAaccgccttcctcctcttctgcacCCGCTGCTAAGTGAAACCCCATCATCGACGCATCAAACATCCCTATCTGATCCCTAAACCCCATAATGGTCCGCCTCGTATTCTCCAAGGCTCTCACCAGGCTACTTATTGTCCTTATGGTCTCTTGCGTTACCATCAAATCCCTTTTCATTATTTCCCCTCTACTCAGAGGGCCTCCGACCAGTGCGCGTTTCCCACGACTAACAGCCTCTCCTAGGGCACCCCGGCTCCAAGCTGGGGCCTCATCAAGCTCCATCTGGTGATCGCGCTGGAGGGATTGTAATTTGAGCCATACTTCCCTTCCTAGGGCGGATGCACGGGTGGCATGGATGGTAGACTGAGAAGTGAGAGAGTGAAGGGTATCGAGGGTGGAAGTAATGCGATGTAGGAGGTGGTGTAGGGTTTTGGAGAGCTGTGATGGCGATGGGGGATGggcggaggagagagagaggagtAGACGGGAAAACTGGAAGGGGAGATAAATGAATGACTGGTGGATAATAAGACGATACTTACCTCCCATTGAATCCAGCTAAACTTGTCGACGCTAGTAGAGTCGATGAATGAAAGTTGATCCATCAAGTCACGCGAGTAGTCACCCAGCTATGCATGTTCAGCAGTCATTCTTCGTTGGTTGAGACAACACACCTTTATGACCTGCTCGCCAACCCCCATATCCTGCTGCGTCCCATACGTCATCATCGCTCCTATCTGCCATATCCTGTGATTCAATCAGCTCATCCTAAGGCAGAATCAAACTCACCTGACGGGATCCAGAGGATCAATAAcatgctcttctcccaacaGTTTCACGCTATCAAATATATTCCTGGCCCATTTAACTCTTTTCGTCAGTCCTTGAGCCACTAGGCCTAtatcaatctcctcttttgGCTGAGGGGTGAGCCATTTCCAAAACGGACTGGCCATCGCTCCGATATTGTCAGGAGCTTCCTGAGTGGTGGTTGAGGAGTGGGAAGTAGTGAAGAGGGAGTGGGCGCAGAAAAGGCCAGTTAGGGTACACGAAGGTGTGGCAAGTGCACGTGCGGAGAAATCCATGACATCCTTGCTTAAGTCCCCAAGCCCCCGTATATCAAAAAATGAAGACTTAAAAACATAGCTCATTATACGGGAGAGGAGACTTGTAATCCAGCCCGGAAAACGGGGTATAATCACATACCCAGCTAGGGTGGCGAGGGCAACGAGTATGAGAACGTTGATCAAGTGtgcgaagaaggggaagcaTATCATTTGGATAGGGTAAAGCATTAGACGGACAGGTGTGAGAATGTAGGAGAGGGAAGTGCCAAAGGCCGCAGCATTACGTTCGGGTGCGCGAGGGGCTAGCCGACTCCGTCGGGGGGTGACTGGTCGAGCATCTACCCGTCGGCGGGGTCCTTGTCGCCGAGGTTGTCTTGAAGAATAGACAGAAACATTGGAATTTGCTGAGTAGCCGGCTCGCACCGGCGTTGACGGCATATTCAATCCCCGAGAGGCCaagtgaggaggagaatCAGAGTCGGAAGATTCCCAGTCATCCTCCGGATGGTTCTGCCCATGCTGAGCTAGGCGAGTGTAGGGGTATTCACCTGGTAATGCCATGCTTGGAGAAGTTAGTCGACATGGATGGATCAATTAGCTTCGAGGCGTTGTCAAAGAAAATCATTGAAATGTCCAACATAAAACGTCAGAGTGGTTTAATTAGCTGTACGTGCGTGCAATAAATAATACCTGAAGATGGACGAATGTGGGGCGGTCGCCCCCCGGCGGTCGTTGTAGCCGATACTTAAGTAAGTTCGTTCCTAGATGAATACAAAAGTtattaattaattaattatttGCTCTTTGTCCCATTATTTAACTACTATGTACTGAGAGTGATGAGCAGAATAAGTCTCAAGAATTCAGTTAATAGGGCCCAAGCTCAAAACTACTTCATCCAAGTCTGGTAGCATACACCAGATCACTCTTTGAGATATACgccagaaaaaaaaaaagaattgAATAGAGTAGCAGAGAGATTCAATCAAATGACAACAAGTGCAATGACAATATTCTATTTAATGATTTCATGTTGGATGGTTGTTGATACATCGAAGGTGGCCTTTGTCACAATCGGCAGAAGTGAGAAgagtgggagaagatgccCAAAGGCGAGTGGTATGAGGAATACATTCTGGCTAATAGTATTGCGAAGGAATATCCTGGATATAACGAAAAGAATGCGTAATGTCGCAAGGCTACTATCAAGAAACTGGCTATATGAATGTCCTTCCGGACGTGCCAGCAGCTAACGAAACCAAGCGGATTATTTTTTCTGTGCACTATTTGAAGGGAACAACCTCGCGAGGGAAGTGTAGTTCCAGATTAACGAAGTGCAGTCACTGtaaggagaaaagagaaagagaaaagaaagataGAAAATTTCGGGTCCTCGCTGCTGGGTCAGGGAGTCATACATTACGTAATTTACAGGAACAAGTGGGACGGCAGGCGGCccttgtttttttttttttacgaAGAAGTAAATaagaaagatgagagaagTAACTAATttaaagaagaagaacaataaTTAATTGATAcgttgttgaagaagaaatcgGTAATTATAAGCGGGAACCGCCGTGGTGggcagcttcttcctcacttGTAATTAAATAACGTACTGAATCAACAGGTTCCGCGATAATCCGTTTCGGTTGACGCGACTGGGTCTGTGCATGCATGCAGTGACAGTTGTATGAGgattgaggatggaagaacaTTAGCAAGTAGCATCCCGCAGTCTCCGCTGTTCTTTTCCAACctcatttcttccttgtGGCTTCtcaaaagaagatgccTCAACAACATCCGCTCGTTCAGGTTGACCAAGCAGACTATGGTCACAGCTACCGATCTCCTGCAAGCCAAGGTCAGACGAACCAAAGCGGAAGGCATCAAGACCCATCTAGTATTTTGAGCGTGTATCCTTTCATGACCTATGCGCCTACCGCTCGGGGTATGTGGGTTCATATATTACTCTTTACAATCAAAAGCTGACGCGTCGGTATTTAGTGGCTCAGCacctttctcctcatcatgCTTTCCCTCAAAGCGCTCCTCCGTCAAGGGAAATATATCCTCAGTATGCCCAAGCATTTGACAGGGTGGAACAGCCTCAGACAGCGGAAGACTGGGCTATGAAGCAATCAACAGACATGCAGATACAGCAACTGCTAGAAAGACAACGAGGAGTGTATGACTATGCCCAAGGGTAAGCTTCATGGAAGGAAATACAGAGGAAATACTGATTGGGATATGATTTTACAAGGCCTCCTCCCGCCCCTCAGCATCCTCGATACTACTCAGGGCCGCCTACACCAGTCTCAGATCATCAATCACAACCTCATATAGCTCCTGCTAGCTACTCGAATACTCCATCGATGTCGTATAATTTCCTTCCAGCCTATATGCCCCCGTCAACCCCTACCACATCGACCCACAATGGCTGCTGCGTCGGGAACTCGACATCTACCTCCCCTGTTACGCCCGGCCTCATGGCCAATAGTATGACTGTTCATAATGATAAACAGTTTTTTGAGCGCTTCGTGGATAACACGTTGTCAAGAAGCATGGAACAGCAGCTTGCGCAGCCTGTAGCGCATCCTCAAGCCTATGCTCAGCCTCAACCGCGATATCATTCCCCGTCATCTATGGTCCCTCaatttcatcctcaacctgTCCCACACccacatcctcatccacaccCACAGCCACACTCACGCTCCCAAATCCATTCCCTACTCCAGACACAAGCACAGCCTTTCCCTCAACAGCAAtattctttctcttcccaacCGAGTgtacaacaacaacagcaattCAACGAATCTGTTACTCTCCCACTAGTTCGTGGTATGTCTCCCGCAAAACGTCCCTCTATTCCTTCTACGGCTATGCGTTCTCCTCACCCGACTTCATCCATAGCTTCCACGCCAACAGCTGATCGCATCATGTCCTCTCCTGccctctcatcttcacccgACCCACTGGGCCTTCCAGGACCATCCCCGTCAAAAAAACCacgagggaagaaggagatatCTCCTATATGGGCCCAGTCTAACAATCATCCTGCCGACGGTGTAATAGGTATGAGGTCGTTGAGTATGGCAGAGAGGAGTATGAGCGTTAGCTCAGGCCTTAGCTCTGgtgaggaaaaaaaagataaaaTTACGTTAAAGATTCCGATGCATCTCGCGACTCCTCAGCAGCCCCGAAAGTCCGAccgggaggaggaagaagaggaagaagataagCTGGATTGGGGCGATGAACTTGGGAAAGACGAACAGGGTGATTGGACAATGGAGAGATGCTCGAGTCCCAGCGGCAATAGAGGTGTCGATATGCAAGTGCAGATGAGTGGAAGGACCGGAGAAAGAGATATGCGTAGTATGTGCCGTCATTGTGTCATTTTCTAAGATCGTGCTGACCGCGACCTCAAAACAGCTGCTTGGCAGAAGCTTCATACGTTACTTGAAGATATATCAGAGGAGTCAGACTCTTTTCCAGCCAATCCCACTTTTCGGGACCTTGAATTGGCGAATGCCAAATACTTTGCCCATATCTCGAAGGAAGGGACACACgcccttctctccaccgAGACTATGGCAAAAATTATACGATATATCATACGTGTCCAGTCGACAAAGAAGCGACAGAAGAGCGGATCTGAGACTGATGGCGAAGCGCGAGGATGGGATTTAACAGCTGTCAATGGGCTTTTGAGACATTTGGAGAAATGCATACGGGATGCGGAAGGAACATCTGCTTTTCCTGATGACCGAAAGGCGATCAATGTAGATGAAAAAttcaagaaaaagaagggaaagtCCAAGACTGGAAGTGTTTCACCCCTGAAACCTGTGAATGCGTTCAAAAATGAGGGACAGgaccttgaagaagagataccCCATACCCGCATGGCGCAGTGCGAAGAAACTCTGTTGAGATTACGCAGAGGCGTTGCCGCTGCAGAATGTTGCTTTGTTCTGCTGGACTCTGAAGGGTTGTCTAAACAGGTAAGTGACACAAGCTGGGTTCAAAGATAATAGGGTTGACATAATACAGGTGTACTCTGAGGATCTGTTATCAACATGTGTGCAGATGATCAAAGAACAACTTGCGCAAGTCGTTGTCCCCGTTCTGCAAGGCATGGCTGGCGAAAGTATGTGCTGTGTGTTGTCGGCGTTATCTTCACTGATGTTTCTCGCAGAGATCGCTTCATCGACGCTAGCTCATGTGGTCCAAGAAGAATTGGCAAATTCcaagaaggggaagctGTCGATGCCTTTATCATCTTATTTTCACAACGTCACGATTTCAGCCATCGCCCAGTCCATCTGCTCCACCTTACCCCGCTTGACTTCCATGATTAGCAGAGAGAACTTTGCTTTCTCGGAatctctcatcatccaaatTGTCTATCTCGCAAAAGAACCACTGTTTATCGTGGATCCaggagcgaagaagaagcatgaaagagaaggaatggCAATCGTGAAAActttgaggatggaggCCTTGAGCCTGCTAAGAGGAGTAAGTTTGCATTACTCGAGGTAGTAAATACACTCATTCTACGTTAGGCGTTCGCGAGATATGATGCGCAACGGCAATGGATCATTGAAGAAGTCCTGAGTTCACTTGTTGGAATACCAGGACAAAGCCACGACCAAACGCATTTCCAGTGAGTCGCTTACCTTCACATATAATTGCGGCTTCCGTAGACGCTCATCAAAACTCAGACTGGCAAATGGCAAATCCATTCATGCTCTCAGTGCCCTCTTGCTCCAGCTCGTTCAAGCTTCAGCATATGGTGCTATGACCAAAATACGCAAGATACACTCTTCAGCTGCGGATATGGAAGTTTTGGACAGGCCCGctgaggaaaaaaaggacgtggaagaggaagaggctcGAATCTGTGCAGAAACCGTAGAGTCTGCTGTTCGCTCCGCCACGATGATAGCTAGCTACGTCTTATCAAAAGCAACGACCACTAAAGCTACCAAAACCTCTCATGATGCCGACTACAAGACGATTCTTGGTCTCTTCATGAACGATCTTCTCACTGTCCTATATCGTCCCGAGTGGCCAGCGGCTTCCCTATATTTGAGCGTCTTTTCTAGGATCATGGTTAGTTCTTTAGACGATTCAAAGACCGGGACAGAAGCTACTGCCTCCAAGACTGTTGCGTTGGACTATTTGGCAGATATCGCTGCGAAGCTGAAATCGCTAGGTATGGAGATGACAGGTGTGACTAGAGTGGCTGCTCTCGATGAGGTGAGTAAATGCACGTTTTACTCGAGATGCGTTTGTGGTAACAGTGTGTGTAGGTGATTTCTGAAGCCAGCATTGATGACCTGAAGAAACTCATCGAAGCCCAAGCTTCCATTCGTACATTCCTCAACTCTGCAGCACATGATGACAATTCCTTCACTGTAAGTGAAATTTTGCGGTATTAAAGCTGACAAACAGTGTTCCCTGGATATGGCTTCTGTCATCTGGGCTCAGGAGCTCCAAAATGGTATCAAAAAGGCTGGATCAATCGTCGAGAAGCTCGCGGCagagaaagatgatgaagcgCAAGAGATGGGCCAGAAACTACTGTCTATTGGTATGATGCTTAAAACAACTCTCCGGAATGTTTGGATGACGGATGATAAGCTTTTCGAAGTCAAGTGAGTACAGTATGTAGCTCTGTCCCGTGGTGACTGACTAGGACCAGCGATCCCAAGCAAGCAGAACAAGCAGTCCAAGCTTCTATCTCTGTATCTCGAGGTAGATCATTACAGAGCGCTATTGAccccatcatccacgcATTACTTACAGCACTGGGCAACCCAATCATTGCTATCCGTACCAAGGCTCTGAGAGGTGTCGGAAGTATCGTTATGGTGGATCCAGATGTACTTCGGCTGGTGAGTAAGCGCGAAGAGACCTCGTTGAAAAACTCTTGACCTGTGGTTATGTAGCGCCAGTTTCGCCTTGCTCTGGAGGAAAGACTGTCCGACGTGTCACCAGGTGTGAGAGATGCAGCCGTGGAGCTTGTTGGCAAGTATCTTGTTCAGAAACCCGAGCTTGCTACGCAGTATTACCCACAGATTGCTCTACGCGTTATGGTAAGTGAAAACTGGCGGCTGGAGATCAAAAGGTTGACAAGAAACATGAAGGATACTGGTTTAAGCGTACGAAAGAGAGTTATCAAGATCCTGAAAGGCATTTTTGCTAcgatggaagaaaaaaagatgCAAATCGACATCTGCTGCAAGATGATTGCTTTAACGGATGACCGTGATCCAGGAATTAAGGTAGGGCAAACCTTAGTTTTCAAGCATCAGACCCCTTTTCTGACAATAGTACAGGATCTCTCAACCAAGACACTGACTGAGATAATTTTTTcagatgaaggaggtgaTTCAGCGACGCTCTTAGTTGACATCCTAAGCGATTATAGAGGATCGTACGCCGTTCTCGAGAAGGCCATGGACGAGGTACGGGACCCTAACCCATTTCATTCCTATCAGCTGATCACGCCTATTTCTAGGTACTCAAGGAGTGCGAAAATGTCGGCCAGAAATACCGTTTCGGCAAGATAATTGACGACCTTGTTGCCCGATTGATTGACGCCACGGAGCAAATCGAATTTGACTCTCTAAGCCACATTAAAGCAATTTGGCTCATAGCTGGCAGCGACCCCTCACAGGTTGACACCCAAAAAGCCAGCGTTCTGTTGACCTATCTCAGACCGCCTGCCAACGTAGGTTCTCTTCAGATACTATCAAACATTCTTATACTGATCCTCGCCAGGCCGATGATCAAGCGACGAatgagcttcttctccgcatTTTCCAAAGGTGTATCCCTCGAATGCCTCGTACAGCTTCGACTTTTGCCCTGGATCTCACCAAGTCCCTTATGCCAATGATTAGCAAGCCATCGGGCGGTTTTCAGGCTTTGCGAGAAACCATTGGTTGTTTCTGTGCCGTGACAAATTATCTGACCAAGGATTGGATGAAAGTGATCACGGTACTCAGAGCATGCGAGGCTAAGATCAGGCCAGTCTGGCGACAGATCAAAGATTTTTCAAATGAAAAGGTACCGGCGCTGAATCAAGCATCTGCAATGATGCTGTATATCACGGCCCTTATTGCTGAAGGTTGCAACTTGGACATAGTTGCTAAGGACGACCTTGGTGAGTAGACTGCTGTATGCCTGACGGGTAATCGACTTATGACGCCATAGCTGTCGATAGAGAATTGCGCAAGATCACTCCCCAGCCTATTTCAGAGTACTTCTCCCAGATCTATCTCGACTTTGCTCGCATGTACTCCGCTCAATCTGCCCCCACCATTTGTCTAGGCGCCCTTTTTCGTTCTtacccttctctccttcaacgGCCAGAGATTGTCCAATGGATGCAGGACACGTTCGCTTCAGGCGATATGGATGCCCGCGCGAGACTTTTGAGTGTTATTCATGAGTTTTTAGCGTCGGAAGTCAGGAAGAGGGTCGAAGGTGTGGATACAAAAAAGGATGTGAGCTTGCTTATCGGAAATGCCAAGGAGTTGCAAGATTCAGAGTACGTCTAACCTAAAGTAAAGGAGGCATCTGATGTTGACAAACATACATGTAGCTATTCTACGACTATCGTGCAAAACAACATCGAGCATATATTTGAATGTGCCAGATCTCAACATATCCCTGCACAGAATGCTGCTCTAGATGTGCTCACATTTGTCGTCAATCAAGGGCTCTACTCGCCTGTTCACGTGGGTAATCCTCGAACTGGCTGAATTCCTCCCTTCATGGCTAATAATCAATACAGACTGTCCCTATCCTTGTCACGTTGGAGACCGCCGAAGATCCAGTTGTATCTGAACGAGCTCTCGCTCTGCATAACACACTTCACGCCAAACATGCGAGCCTTATCCATGTCTTGTTCATGGATTCGGCCAAAGCGTCTTACCAATATCAGCGTAATATCTCTGCAGAGCCCTCTGGACATCGTAATGGTGTCGCTTTGCTATCAAAGTGGTATGTCATGTTGcacgagaagaggagctggAGGCACGATTTTTTGAAGGCTCTATGTAGGGCGTTCGATggggatttggaggatcACATGGTAAGTTTCAGCGGATCTTTCAGCCCATCAAACTAACTGACACCTATACAAGGACATCGGCCTGGTTTTGTATCTTGCCGAAAACCTGGCAACTTTGGATTATAAGCTACAAGAAGAACCCATGACTGTCGTTCAAGCCCTTAACAGAGTTGTGTCCACTTGTTCTCACCTCGCCGCACTcatggaagaagcagcctTGGAGGGTGAGTCGACTGAGTCACttgagggaaagaaggtgcCCTTGGGAAAATTAAGCGGGGAAAGTATCGACGCGAGCAGACTGGCGGAAGCGAGCATCGTGGTCGGGTTGGCATTGCTGGTGAAAAATCATCTAGTTGCATTATACCATTTACCTGAAGAGTGAGTTCATATGTTATTTTGATCACTGTCTTTGCTTAACCCTTATCAGCAAATGCGCGAGTCATATACCAGGCAAAAAGTCTACGATCGGAGACAAGCCAGCtcagagaagagggatgcAAGTGCTGGAACTGAGTAGGATGCCGTTGGCCAGGGGTGTCGTCAGTATAGGAGACTTCAAAGAGCAACAGGTCGCGGTAAGTTTCCCAACACCGTTCAATACATCCAGAGCCCTGTATAGAGAGCTGACGGACTCGACGCGTCTTAGTTTTCACGGCTATTGCAAGAGGATGGAACCTTgtctgaaaaggaagaattgTAGGAAAAAAAGATTATTCACATGTTGCTATCTGCATTGTTCTG
This genomic interval carries:
- a CDS encoding expressed protein, which produces MALPGEYPYTRLAQHGQNHPEDDWESSDSDSPPHLASRGLNMPSTPVRAGYSANSNVSVYSSRQPRRQGPRRRVDARPVTPRRSRLAPRAPERNAAAFGTSLSYILTPVRLMLYPIQMICFPFFAHLINVLILVALATLAGYVIIPRFPGWITSLLSRIMSYVFKSSFFDIRGLGDLSKDVMDFSARALATPSCTLTGLFCAHSLFTTSHSSTTTQEAPDNIGAMASPFWKWLTPQPKEEIDIGLVAQGLTKRVKWARNIFDSVKLLGEEHVIDPLDPVRIWQIGAMMTYGTQQDMGVGEQVIKLGDYSRDLMDQLSFIDSTSVDKFSWIQWEFSRLLLSLSSAHPPSPSQLSKTLHHLLHRITSTLDTLHSLTSQSTIHATRASALGREVWLKLQSLQRDHQMELDEAPAWSRGALGEAVSRGKRALVGGPLSRGEIMKRDLMVTQETIRTISSLVRALENTRRTIMGFRDQIGMFDASMMGFHLAAGAEEEEGGLGLGPEEELRILGEVINGFGTAVGQEKLRWEIGDVYRGGTEFLEIAK
- a CDS encoding IDN3-B, putative; the protein is MPQQHPLVQVDQADYGHSYRSPASQGQTNQSGRHQDPSSILSVYPFMTYAPTARVAQHLSPHHAFPQSAPPSREIYPQYAQAFDRVEQPQTAEDWAMKQSTDMQIQQLLERQRGVYDYAQGPPPAPQHPRYYSGPPTPVSDHQSQPHIAPASYSNTPSMSYNFLPAYMPPSTPTTSTHNGCCVGNSTSTSPVTPGLMANSMTVHNDKQFFERFVDNTLSRSMEQQLAQPVAHPQAYAQPQPRYHSPSSMVPQFHPQPVPHPHPHPHPQPHSRSQIHSLLQTQAQPFPQQQYSFSSQPSVQQQQQFNESVTLPLVRGMSPAKRPSIPSTAMRSPHPTSSIASTPTADRIMSSPALSSSPDPLGLPGPSPSKKPRGKKEISPIWAQSNNHPADGVIGMRSLSMAERSMSVSSGLSSGEEKKDKITLKIPMHLATPQQPRKSDREEEEEEEDKLDWGDELGKDEQGDWTMERCSSPSGNRGVDMQVQMSGRTGERDMRTAWQKLHTLLEDISEESDSFPANPTFRDLELANAKYFAHISKEGTHALLSTETMAKIIRYIIRVQSTKKRQKSGSETDGEARGWDLTAVNGLLRHLEKCIRDAEGTSAFPDDRKAINVDEKFKKKKGKSKTGSVSPLKPVNAFKNEGQDLEEEIPHTRMAQCEETLLRLRRGVAAAECCFVLLDSEGLSKQVYSEDLLSTCVQMIKEQLAQVVVPVLQGMAGEKIASSTLAHVVQEELANSKKGKLSMPLSSYFHNVTISAIAQSICSTLPRLTSMISRENFAFSESLIIQIVYLAKEPLFIVDPGAKKKHEREGMAIVKTLRMEALSLLRGAFARYDAQRQWIIEEVLSSLVGIPGQSHDQTHFQLANGKSIHALSALLLQLVQASAYGAMTKIRKIHSSAADMEVLDRPAEEKKDVEEEEARICAETVESAVRSATMIASYVLSKATTTKATKTSHDADYKTILGLFMNDLLTVLYRPEWPAASLYLSVFSRIMVSSLDDSKTGTEATASKTVALDYLADIAAKLKSLGMEMTGVTRVAALDEVISEASIDDLKKLIEAQASIRTFLNSAAHDDNSFTCSLDMASVIWAQELQNGIKKAGSIVEKLAAEKDDEAQEMGQKLLSIGMMLKTTLRNVWMTDDKLFEVNDPKQAEQAVQASISVSRGRSLQSAIDPIIHALLTALGNPIIAIRTKALRGVGSIVMVDPDVLRLRQFRLALEERLSDVSPGVRDAAVELVGKYLVQKPELATQYYPQIALRVMDTGLSVRKRVIKILKGIFATMEEKKMQIDICCKMIALTDDRDPGIKDLSTKTLTEIIFSDEGGDSATLLVDILSDYRGSYAVLEKAMDEVLKECENVGQKYRFGKIIDDLVARLIDATEQIEFDSLSHIKAIWLIAGSDPSQVDTQKASVLLTYLRPPANADDQATNELLLRIFQRCIPRMPRTASTFALDLTKSLMPMISKPSGGFQALRETIGCFCAVTNYLTKDWMKVITVLRACEAKIRPVWRQIKDFSNEKVPALNQASAMMLYITALIAEGCNLDIVAKDDLAVDRELRKITPQPISEYFSQIYLDFARMYSAQSAPTICLGALFRSYPSLLQRPEIVQWMQDTFASGDMDARARLLSVIHEFLASEVRKRVEGVDTKKDVSLLIGNAKELQDSDYSTTIVQNNIEHIFECARSQHIPAQNAALDVLTFVVNQGLYSPVHTVPILVTLETAEDPVVSERALALHNTLHAKHASLIHVLFMDSAKASYQYQRNISAEPSGHRNGVALLSKWYVMLHEKRSWRHDFLKALCRAFDGDLEDHMDIGLVLYLAENLATLDYKLQEEPMTVVQALNRVVSTCSHLAALMEEAALEGESTESLEGKKVPLGKLSGESIDASRLAEASIVVGLALLVKNHLVALYHLPEDKCASHIPGKKSTIGDKPAQRRGMQVLELSRMPLARGVVSIGDFKEQQVAFSRLLQEDGTLSEKEEL